The Tripterygium wilfordii isolate XIE 37 chromosome 18, ASM1340144v1, whole genome shotgun sequence nucleotide sequence CAGCAACCATTACAATGTCTATCATTCTTATTTGATGTTTCTTTACCACCTTTGACCCTCTTTTCACAACCTTTTACTCTAATCCTTTTAAGCTCATTGAAAATATGATGTGAAAGAGCAACACTAGGTGTAGAAGATTGTTCTCCATCACTGATTGTCATTGTGTTAAAAGTGCATTGAAGGGACTCCAATGCATTAAACGCCAGcttatctttttcttcatttacGAATGCAGTCTCAACAATATTTGACGTGAGCCTACGCAATGAGCTGTGATTAAAACTACGTTAGATTCATATGTACCTATGCCATCCCTTAAGCCTCCATATGATTATGCAGATTTGGTCCATCTGCGTAGTAAATATATATCCGACAGTAGTGCAATAATTTGTTCTACCCTTACTTGAGGAACATAAGAAAAATGATCAGACGACGACGAACCCATGTTCGTTTGTGATTTTGCATTACAACCCATACTAATATCATCCATAACTGAAAACATTCGCCTATAAATGACAAACAACACGTATCACAACAtcacaagaagaaacaaaaattgatgTTAGTAAACATAAATCCCTAACTTTCAGATGCCAAAATCCACAACATTCCAATATAATGTCAGTAAAGTTACATTCCTAACATGAATCTCCAAGATAACTTGATGTTCATAACTTGACATTCAATCCCAAAATCTCAAAACCAAAGTTATGAACATTCAATCTCAAAATCCAATAACCAAAATCCATAAATTATCATTGCATATTCATATCACGTAGACAAATTAATTAGTGGCAAAGGATTCTTGCATATCTTTACATTGCACGAAATTCCCATAACCAAGATTGTTGCTTCGTCCGCCTTGGTTGAGCGAAAAGGTTGTTTCGTCAGAAAAGGGTAGAGTGGTTCGTGTGAGGCTGGAGCTTTCGGGTTAGAGGATCGAGAGAGGGAAGTGTGAGTTCGCGAATAAGAGAGAGTGATTAGGCGAAGATCGTGAACTAAGAAAAAGTTGCAGATCGTGCAAGGTGGGAGAGAGGAGTGTTTAcgcaaaagagagagagaggggggggggagaGATGCGCGTGGGTGGGGTTATGTTTAGTGAAATGATCTGGGCCGCAAATTAGCTATCAAAAGGCTCACATTGGTGTCCGCAAAATGTGTCTGTGTAATAAGTGTACATAGGTGACAAATTCTCTATAGAGGAATTTTTTCATAAGTTCCTAAAATGAGGTCCTGACTTTTAGAgtttaaaaaatttagaaaaaaatatatttgcattctgatcggttttacgaacccaacgatatattttttgttcaaaataaaaatcaaattcgaaCCAGAGTCAACCACACTCTCCACCGTCAGCCACGACTCCACCATTGCTCGATCTGCCACATCAGCACCAGTGACGACATGCCTTCTCCTCGGCGTACTAGTCATTCCTTCTCCTCAGTTCGACGTCTCGAGTCAGTTAACatgagagagatttgagtagAATAGAATTGAAAGAGAAAGATCTACGGACTTGATGAGATGACAGAGCTGGGGTATTTTAGATAGTTCAATAAAAAGTGGATGATGGTTTAGGGAAGAAAACTCAAATTGCTCTAATGTGGTCCTCCAACAAATAATTTTTGAATTGTTTCCAAATGTGATATTATCAAAATTCAtaaataatttacaaaaaagtaaaataaaaaatataaaaaataataaaatgtaaatTCTGATTCTCCAGAAGCTTCTCTAAAACCTCCGTGCAAAACCCAGCTTAAACCCTTGTGTTGCTCCTCTCCACTAAGGTTTCAGTACTGCTTAACGGTGTGGTCCGTCTCCAAGCTTCTCCATCATGCACAGGCTCTCTAGGCGCTCCGTCTCGGCTATCCTGCGCAGTGGTGGCTCGCGACACCGTGCCGTCGCATCCTCTAGTCCTTTCAGTGATTCTGTACACACTCTCAAATCCCTACTACTTCTACCATTCATTTATTGTGGTTGAGGTTTTGTAGGAAgaactacttttcttttctggCTTTTGATTTTGACGATTGGTACATTGTTTGTCATTTCTATTTTAATAGCCTTCTTGCATCTATATTTTGTTCGGTTTTTGTTTTAATGATGTTTAGTGTTTGCTAATATTATTGATTCAAGGATACTAATCGTATTAAAAGAATCTTCAGTATTTAGTTCTTAATTTGCTGACAGAATATGTACGTGTTCTACTTTGGCTATGTTGATAATCAGTTTAGAGGTTCTTACAATCTTAATCCAACTATATATATTTCCAATTCTATGTTACTTACGCAAACGTTTGGAAATTTGCGATCACAAAATTTTATGgcggtttttgtgttttttgttgtTAATTACTTGTTATTATCATTTCTTTTGCAATTGGCTGTTCCAGTTGTGTAAAGACAGTGTCTTTATATGGGTTCTATTCTATCAATTGAATATGTTCGTTTTATTTTTTAGGTGAAAATTCAGTGCTCGATGTTCCTTtctattttgaaataaaaattatgttaattCTCAAGTTTTGACTATCCCCAGGTTTTAGAGGGTGATACCCGGGTTAGATGGTTCTCAGTTTTGAACAGTGGTAGGCATAGCACAATTGGTGCCTCAACTCAATTAATCTTGAAAAATGGCATTTTCTTGAGTAGCCGATGTGAGTCAACGGCAGCAGCATCAGAAAATTCGGATTCTCCTCATCCTCCAGCTGAGAAGTATGAGTATCAAGCAGAGGTATCTTTCTTTGTACTCTCAAATGGATTTACTCGTCATTTAAAAGCTCTGAAACAAATTAACAATATTGTATATTGGACACTTGATGGCAGGTTAGTCGTCTCATGGACCTTATTGTTAACAGCTTATACAGCAACAAGGATGTGTTTCTTCGGGAACTTATCAGGCATGTTCTCTTCCATTTACCTTTGTGGTTCAAGATTTATGAATGTATACTGTCCATAGCGATAGGATATATAATCAGAGAATATCTTTTAATCTTTCGTCTTCACAGTTCACActtctttgttttgttggagGCTGGGGCATTTAAGTGAGAAAGAACCAACCAatcccccaccccaccccacctTGAAACAAGGAAAAGACAGAAGTTTGTGGAGTCAACGTTAAGCATACCCTAGATATATGAATTCATGTAATCCATGTACTTTTATCCTAGGTCTGTGAAGCAACAAAGaatagaataaaagaaaaaccatAACCCAAtagatatttataattattctaTAAGAAGTTAAGGTAGTGTTTAAGGGTGTAATCAACTGTATATAAAAAACAGTTGATTGCTTCCTATGCTTCTCCAACGGTAGAGCTTTATGAAAAGAATCAATATTTGATGATGTCTCTTCCTTATTTTGTGATAATCGAGTTCTTCATagtttaaattatatttttcaagtttcatatttttgtttccaCAGCAATGCAAGTGATGCGCTGGACAAGTTGCGTTACCTTAGTGTTACTGATCCTGCGCTTTTGAAGGATGGAGTCGATCTAGATATCCGAATCCAAACTGACAAAGAAAATGGTATTGTGACCATCACGTAAGTTTTTTTTGACATTTGAATATAATGTTTTGGTTAATGATCTTCCGTCCCTGGCGGTCTATTGATTTATTTCGGGCTCTATCCAGTGACACTGGCATTGGTATGACTCGTCAAGAACTAATTGACTGTCTTGGCACTATTGCACAAAGTGGAACTTCAAAGTTTTTGAGAGCACTGAAGGTTTGAACTTGTTTGAGCTACCAAATTGATTTTCTTGAAGGAATTGCCTCACTTGAAAACTAAGGGAACTAATATCACGTTTCAGGATAGTAAAGATGTTGGTTCTGACAGCAACTTAATTGGCCAGTTTGGTGTGGGCTTTTATTCTGCATTCCTGGTTTCTGATCGGGTATGTCATTTTGGTGTGGGCTTTTAATCGGGCAGTTCATTGTGATTTTATTCTTCTGTTCACATCCCGAATCAAGAAATTTTTGACCTATCATCTCGTGTCTCTTGGAATTGATAGGTGACGGTCTCTACAAAAAGCCCAAAGTCTGATAAACAGTATGTGTGGGAAGGTGAGGCTAATGCCAGCTCGTATATTATTAGGGAGGAGACAGACCCTGAGATGCTTATCCCAAGAGGAACTCGCCTTACGATATATCTTAAGGTATAtgctttttctttgttctttaagTCCTTGTTAGACAAATTGGACTTCATTTGTTCTCTTATCAAGCATGCTGGTTCATCTATGCTCCATATATTTTCAGCGTGATGATAAAGGTTTTGCGAATCCAGAAAGGGTTCAGAAGCTTATCAAGAATTATTCTCAGTTTGTTTCATTTCCAATATACACTTGGCAGGAGAAGGGATACACAAAAGAGGTATTGGTATTATGTGTCTATTGCTTTCTAAGTCAAGAACAAACCTGATTTGAAATCAAGTGGTTCTTTGGAATTTTCGTATTCTATATGTTTGGCCCTCTCATAGGTAGAGGTTGATGAAGATCCAGCCGAAGCCAGAAAGGATGGTCAAGATGAGAAAGCTGAGGTGACTTTTGCATGTTCTGTGTGTCTGTTTGTGTTAGAACTTAGAACTGGAATAATGACGAAGCGATTGATATGTGATTATTTAATGACACTGTTATAACTTATaacagaagaagaaaaccaaaacTGTCGTTGAAAGGTACTGGGATTGGGAGCTCACGAACGAGACCCAACCAATATGGGTAAGCCCTAAAAAGTTGCTATTATTGGATTTTATTGTCCTTGTAAATGCAGATTCTTAGAAATAATTGCAGATATCACTCTTGATTTGTGCAGCTCCGCAACAACAAGGAAGTCACTACAGAGGAATACAATGAATTCTACAAGAAAACCTTCAATGAATACTTGGATCCTTTAGCATCTTCACACTTTACAACAGAGGTAACTAGAATTATCACTGCAGCATGTGGTACAAATAAATTTGACACTTGTGATTGCCAATATCTCCAATCAAATTATCGGCAATGGGATGTGCTACTAAATTTTGGTGTAGTTATTTAGAAATTGTCTCGGGGGATAACTGTAGCTTGGATGATTCTTGGGATCTTTCTAATGTGAATCAAATTTTAGGAGattaaatcattaaattatGGCAGCACTGATGTCCTTTAAAGATTtaccattaaatttttgttaggGCAAGTAATGTAACCATACTCCAGCAGCATTTACCTTTATGTGGCAATgacaatttatttttcttttaatgctgactgaaaattgtttttcgTTTTCTTGAATGCGATGCTGACTGATATTTTTACCTCAGGGTGAGGTAGAATTTCGGTCTATACTTTATGTTCCAGGCTATGCACCCTCGGGGAAAGATGACATTATTAATCCCAAGACGAAAAATATCAGGCTTTACGTGAAAAGAGTGTTTATTTCAGATGATTTTGATGGAGAATTGGTAAGATGAATGTCTAAGTAGGTATAATGTATTCTTGAGCTTTACATGAAAGCTGACTGATACTGGTTGTTTTCTGGTTTGAATAGTTCCCTCGATACTTAAGCTTTGTCAAAGGTGTTGTGGATTCAAATGACCTCCCTCTCAATGTCTCACGTGAAATTCTTCAAGAAAGCCGCATCGTAAGTGCAACCGTGGATTTCCcttctggattttttttatgcttGTTTCTATTTGATCTACCATATCTTGCTTAATTCTATATTTTTTCGCTGTTGTAGGTACGAATAATGAGAAAGCGTTTGGTTCGAAAGGCTTTTGACATGATGCTAGGAATATCATTGAGTGAGAATAGAGCAGTATGTCTTTGTTGCTGAAATTTTAAATCTCTCATCCATTTTTTCCTTATGGAAAATTCATGTGCAACTGCTTCTACATTTTGCATAGTTGTAATTGAATATATGATATTTCTATTTTTTACCTCACACTTCTTCGATGGCTCCTCCCTTTCTCCCCTCTCAAAATCCCCCAGATCAAGGAGAACCCGTACAAAATCTCTCTGGGTTTGTATGCATGTGATTTTTCCCCTTTTGTTGGGGGGAGGGGGGGGTGGCAGAATTAGAAGCCAAACCTCATGATATGCCTGTAGGATGAGATCTaaccttccttttcctttctgaAGGACTATGAGCAGTTCTGGGAAAATTATGGCAAATACTTGAAATTGGGTTGCATTGAAGATAATGAAAACCACAAACGTATTGCACCATTGCTTCGATTTTTCTCTTCCCAGAGTGAGGAAGAGATGATTAGCTTGGATGAGTATGTTGAGAACATGAAAGCTGAGCAGAAGGATATCTATTTCATTGCTGCTGATAGTGTGACCAGTGCTAAGAATACACCCTTCCTGGAGAGACTTCTTGAGAAGGATCTTGAAGTATGTTCACTCTCTGAAATATAAAGAGCTCAGCAATTGTGATTTTCCTCTGTTGTTGATTTTCACAAGTGTTCTATTGGTGCCAATTCTCCAGGTGTTATTTTTGGTTGATCCTATTGATGAGGTTGCCATCCAGAATCTCAAAtcatataaagataaaaattttgTCGACATTAGTAAGGAAGACTTGGATCTAGGTAAGTCGATTCTGATTTTGTTAACAATGGCACTTCCAGATCCTCTGTAGGAACATGCATACCTGTGGCCTTTCTTGCTCCCTTATCCATGTTTATCTTGGTACGACGTGCATTTTGGATCTGCTGTTTGCAAAGAAATTGGGTCAAATTTTACGGAATTAGACACAGCTCATTCAAATAGATGGTTGTGTAGTTTTGATAGAACGTTTGATTAATCATCTGCTTGAGTGTAATCTATTATATTTCTGGTTCCttatgtgtgtgtgcgcgcaGAATGTGATGTACGGATCACTACTACTGTTTATTTGTGCTAAATTGTATGTCCATGTCCGTTAGTACGATCATTATGACTTTAACATTTGCCAGGTGATAAGGATGAGGAAAAAGAGAAGGTGATAAAGCAAGAGTATGGCCAAACCTGTGACTGGATCAAGAAACGCTTGGGTGACAAAGTTGCTAGTGTCCAATTAACCAACCGCCTGAGCTCATCACCTTGTGTGCTTGCGTCTGGGAAGTTTGGTTGGTCTCCGAACATGGAGAGGTAATTGATTGCTGCTTACGCACAATTTTGTgtagtaattttttttccctatggaACTTTGGAAACCTGAATCTGAAATGGAATGGAATATTTCAGGTTAATGAAGTCTCAAACCGTTGGTGATACCTCTAGCCTAGAGTTCATGAGAGGTAGAAGGGTGCTTGAGATCAATCCTGAGCATCCAATTATCAAGAACTTAAATGTACAGTGACGAACTCCTCTAGtcttctgtgtgtgtgtgtgtctctcACAATGTTGTATGTAACTTCTTTCCATTTCTACTCTGTTTTCCAGGCTGCATGCAAGACTAGCCCAGATGATGAAGATGCACTTAGAGCTATAGATCTTCTGTATGATGCAGCCCTGGTTTCTAGTGGTTTTACTGTGAGTATTGCTGTTGTATCTTTTCCTGGGTAGCTCTATTTTGCTTTCCATCGTACCCGGTCCACGTTTGCATAGGAGAGCATAGGATTGACACCCTACATTTTGACAACATTACCTAGGATACTTTTCTTTGGAAATGATAAGTCAGTTGCTAGGGATATCGTAAGAACTTATGGAAATGCTAGATTGTTTGCGCTTTTGTATCAATAATCTTGATAATGTCTTACGTGCAGCCTGAGAATCCCGGGCAACTTGGTGGGAAGATATATGAAATGATGGGCATGGCCCTTTCAGGCAAGTGGTTATCAGCGGTTGAAGTTCCACATCCAGTAGGCCCGAACCACCACCCAGAAGCAGTAGAAGCCGAGATTGTTGAGCCAGTTGAAGCTGGTGGTcagaaatgagaagaaagatTTTCTACATTTTACCTTATCTTTCCCTATTTTATTTAGGTATAAATATTCATACAAATATGTTCAGTAGAATGCAATAGATTTAGTTATTAGAGCCTGTTGGATTCGTGATTTAGTTTCGAATTCAAGCTTAATGTTCATCGCAAACTGAAGGTCATGGACAAACAACTCCTTTCGGACTGAGTATTCGTCGGTGAAACCATGTAACATCTTCTTCCCTAATTAATAACAGTTTCTTCATTTATATAATTCATCAGAGAAAtgtttatttataaattttgacGATCTTTTGAACCACATTCACTTCTTCTATTCTTTCTATGTGGGACATTTGGTGTAGAGACTTTCTCCAACAGAGATCAGAGACTGCAATGAAGGGCAGActcaaaaaaaacagagagaaaaaacaaaaaaccctaCCTAGCTCGTTTGCAAATTAGAGTCCATGTTGGTTCCACTTTTTAGGGTATTTGTATGGGCAAACAAGACCTAATTGAACCTTTGCATCGCTGTTTATGGTATGTGTATGGGCAACAATGACTTGCAATTGAGCCTATACATATACATCTCTGCCTTATTTGTAATGCAACTTGTGGACTATAATTATTATTGTGTTGGCAAGAATGGTAAAGCTTTTATGCTTTTGGTCTTGAAAAGGAAACTATTGGACTGACTAGTCTATTTCTGATAAACCctttttgtccatttttttAATCACATCTTTAAAGGACAAATTATATGAATAGAAAACTGTGATGAACAGTCTTGGAAATTAATTGGGGTGCACGTCTATTTCATCACCCTCAAATGATAATAAtatagtttgtttgttttttaattttaatttaagggTTATTTATTTGTAACAATACTGAATTTATACTAAAACAACTAAAACAAATGactatatatgtttgtttaatgtgtatgtgtatgtatcaGTGTTGGTGAGTTTTAGTGTACTTCACGTGTATTCTAAGCTTAACCTCCGACACAGTTAACTACTGCACCATTATTCAATTTCATTTCCAGGCCATCAACATCTTCACgttatcatttttttgttttaatagttttttttttattttttttttatggtagtTGTGAGTTTGGTTAGGTTGAGACCACAAagatgcttatatatatatatatatatatatatatgtggatcacttctttttcttttttcgatAACTAGTATCACCTCTTTTCGATTATGTACTGGATAAATCTATCTTACCTTTTATAACAGCTGACAAATCACGAATTGTTATGAACATAAAGTCTCACATTGATTGGAATAGTTTATATGGGCAAACCCTACCTCTTACAATGAAATAGGTCTTTTCTCTTAgctcaagtaccattaagtgagaagGCTAAGGGAGAAACAAAATCGTGCTTGCCCAATATATCAGCAGGCCAATATAATTGGTTGTATGGGGGCGTGGATAAACAAAGTTGTGCAGACTCGATGTATCAACATGAATCAATAAGGTAAACCCCTAATGTATCAATATGAATCGATAAACCCAAAATAGACAGTATAATTAgttgtatgggggtgtggatttctgacaaatttataataaaaaaattcttgtATGACTATGGACTCACCTCTGAACCCTAATAGTAGAACATGACTAGCATGCCCTTAATCACCAAGTTGTaacgtggtttttttttttttttatgtatagaAGCATAGAAAGTTTTGTAATGGAGGATTGCTTTGGAAACTCTGTAATTCCCTGAAGTTTTACAGTAGCATTAAAATTGtgagaaatatatttaataattttacgTATATATTTTCAAATGAAAAGGCTTAAAAATGTTTGAATCATGATGTGCATGGTAGATGATCAAAACCATTTGATTGTAATTCATCTCTGAGGCTCTGACCATCAACAAatctcaaatatatatattaaatcagaTTGTCACGATGGATAAATTATATCAATTTTGTCATCAAGTCAAACTTAATGGTTGCAATCttgaatataaatttttttttctgccaAGAACAGGAATATTAATGATTCAACAattgattaaaataaataaaccatATAATATAACCCAAACACACCCTTACATGTTCAATTGTTCATGTCTCAACACACAATTCTAATCCAACCAAAGAAAACCCATttgaccatttttttttctctatatacAAACCCACTTTTGCAAACtgggtttctctctctctctctctatcttgaTCTGATTTTACCAGCACCGTTTGATCAAATCAAGGGGAAGTACTGTGCTTTTTTGAGCCTGTGACTGTGATGATATGATCATTATGGtgtgaagaagaaaaggagattGTTCATTGGAGGGAGGGAACTGTTTCAAACGGTCTTGATTCTTCTTAAGCTTCAATAGTGTGTtcaaattcaaatccaaaccATTAAAGGTAATTACTTTAAAGCAATCTTAGCCGTTTTTTGGCTTTAGATTTTGTccattttttcctttcttcacCATCAAAAGCatgttttgaaattgatttCTACACATAAATTTTACAGCAGTATTACTGTAACAGTTCTGCCAACAATAACGACCGCtcactctctttttctttttctttcaacaaAGAAAGTCTTTCCTTCTTACTTCCCTCTTTAATCCTTACAGTTTTACATTCTTTCATGGCTGCATGCAGAGTTAGCTGAGCAAGTACTAGGCCAGAAGTACTGAAAGTTCCAAAAGAATGGACAATTCATCAAATTCTGATGAGAATTATGATCTGGGTTATCAACCATCTCTGTCTTCCATGGATCAAAATGATCAATCAACCACTGAAACTCCAGGGCACTCCACGATCAGTACGGGGTCGTTTGCCTACTGTCGAACTTTCTCAGAGACCTCTGCATTCTCTGAAGCCATTGATGACCATAGCTACTCCAGTACCGAACCTTCTCCTTCTTGCTGGCCAGTCAACAAGTCCTGTAATAAGGCTGCTTTAAGCAGACTTGGAATGAAGCAGCATTACAAGAGTGGAGTGGATGAGAAGGTTGATGATCAAGAATCAGTAGATTTAGGTGGGTTTCTGCTTCTTACAATAAATTGAATTCTAATTCATACAGTAGATAAACAATTGTGAATCTGTGATAATGTTTGGCAGAGCTGGAGACGATGAAGGAAAGATTTGCAAAGCTTTTGCTGGGTGAAGACATGTCAGGAAGTGGTAAAGGGGTTTGCACTGCTGTTACAATCTCCAACGCCATAACCAATCTCTACGGTATGACCTCTTCGAATTTTCACCGAGCCTCTCTCTCCGAGACAGTACCCAGATCATTACACCTTTCGTGCCTTAATCTTATAACTCACTCATCTTGTTGTTTCAGCGACTGTATTCGGACATAATTTGAGGTTAGAGCCTTTGAATCCTGAAAAGAAGGCAATGTGGAAAAGAGAAATGGACTGTCTTCTATCTGTATGTGAGTACATAGTAGAATTCATCCCCAGTAGATCGCAGAATTTACCGAACGGTACAGCCATTGAGGTATATTTTGATAATTCACAACCAAAATCTCCATCTTCAGAACCTTTTAAAACAGTCTCCATGGCATGGGATTTCAGGTAATGGAAGGCAGACCGAGGTCGGATATTTACATAAACCTTCCTGCATTGAAAAAGCTTGATGCACTTCTCCTGGTAAGAAAGATCAAATTCTGTTCTTGAGCATGCCAGTTCTGTTTTTAGTTTGAAGGATGTGATCTAACCAAAAACTTTCTTTGACAGGAAATACTGGATGCTTTCCAGGATACGGAATTCTGGTATGCAGAACAAGGAAGCATGTCATCAAAGTCGCGTGCAGGCTCATTCCGGAAAATAGTTGTTCATCGGAAAGAAGAGAAATGGTGGTTGCCAGTTCCCTGTGTTCCTCAAGATGGCCTCACTGAGAAGTCCCGGAAACATTTGAGAAATAAACGCGACTGCGCAAATCAGATTCACAAAGCAGCAATGTCCATCAACAGCAGTATTCTTTATGAGATGGAAATTCCAGAGACATACATGGCATCTCTTCCAAAGGTTTTTCCATGGAAACTTTAATCATACTTGAACAGCATTTGCATCAATTCGAATTCATTCCCTCCTGATGCGAAAACAATCTGTAACAAACTCAATTTCTTGCTTCTGACCTTCTGATATATGCTTGTTTTCAGAGTGGTAAAGCATGTCTGGGAGATTCAATATACCGCTACATGTGTATTACAGATAAGTTTTCGCCGGACAATCTTCTTGATTGTCTTAATATAACATCAGAACATGAAGCACTTGAGCTTGCAGACCGCATTGAAGCTTCAATGTATACATGGAGACGCAAAGCATGCATGAGTCATTCAAAATCATCATGGGATATGGTGAAGGATCTAATGTCTGACATCGATAGTTACGACAAAAATCATGTTCTAGCTTTAAGAGCAGAAAGCTTGTTATTTTGCTTGAAGCAGAGGTATCCTGAACTCTCACAGACATCCTTGGACACCTGCAAGATTCAATACAATAGGGTAAGTCAATTTCAGTCTATACATCCACATAACACAGCAATAAAAAGAACAGAAAGGATATTGGACTGATGGAGATGTTACTTTTTTGCAGGATGTTGGGCAAGCTATCTTGGAGAGTTATTCGAGAGTCTTGGAAGGCCTAGCATTCAACATTGTTGCGTGGATCGAAGACGTTCTAGATGTAGACAGATCAATGAGAAACCAAGATCAGTAATAGAAGAGCAGATAAGTTAAAAGACATCAGAAGTGGATTTCCTCAATCCtggacatcttcttcttcaaccatGACGCTGCAAATTTTTGTAGATGGATGAACCAAGGAAGAGAATTTTCTTGTTCCATCTGTAACTAAACCAATTAGTTTCATGCAAACTCAGAAAGCTTGTTAGTTCTTGTAAGTTACTAAAGTTTGTAATCGATCAAGAATTTTAAGAAAGACATGCACGTTCGCATCATCCACCAAAAATACCAGAAAATGGAGAAAATTAATACCAATTGTATTATATTGCATCCAAACAAATGAAAaccatatataaatgaaatgaaagCTATATGAGATCATTAACCTGTAAAATATCATTCAGTAAATCATGAAAGTTACAACCTTCAACTTCATCAAGGATCAAAAGGCATATATTCTTTCCACAATGACTAAGCATTAACCAAATCAACCTTTGCAATTATTATATCTACAACTTCGGACAAATCAAGCATATTTTATGGGCTCTATTGTTCCTTCAGAGTTCAGGCATTAACCAAAGAGCCTGTCTTGAGCTTTATAGGAATTAAACGGTTTTCTCGGACTAGAAAACGAAGAGTACCAAAATGCTTGCACCTTAGACTTACATTTGCTATGGTCTCCTTTGTTTTCTTCCAGGCACT carries:
- the LOC119983715 gene encoding heat shock protein 90-6, mitochondrial-like is translated as MHRLSRRSVSAILRSGGSRHRAVASSSPFSDSVLEGDTRVRWFSVLNSGRHSTIGASTQLILKNGIFLSSRCESTAAASENSDSPHPPAEKYEYQAEVSRLMDLIVNSLYSNKDVFLRELISNASDALDKLRYLSVTDPALLKDGVDLDIRIQTDKENGIVTITDTGIGMTRQELIDCLGTIAQSGTSKFLRALKDSKDVGSDSNLIGQFGVGFYSAFLVSDRVTVSTKSPKSDKQYVWEGEANASSYIIREETDPEMLIPRGTRLTIYLKRDDKGFANPERVQKLIKNYSQFVSFPIYTWQEKGYTKEVEVDEDPAEARKDGQDEKAEKKKTKTVVERYWDWELTNETQPIWLRNNKEVTTEEYNEFYKKTFNEYLDPLASSHFTTEGEVEFRSILYVPGYAPSGKDDIINPKTKNIRLYVKRVFISDDFDGELFPRYLSFVKGVVDSNDLPLNVSREILQESRIVRIMRKRLVRKAFDMMLGISLSENRADYEQFWENYGKYLKLGCIEDNENHKRIAPLLRFFSSQSEEEMISLDEYVENMKAEQKDIYFIAADSVTSAKNTPFLERLLEKDLEVLFLVDPIDEVAIQNLKSYKDKNFVDISKEDLDLGDKDEEKEKVIKQEYGQTCDWIKKRLGDKVASVQLTNRLSSSPCVLASGKFGWSPNMERLMKSQTVGDTSSLEFMRGRRVLEINPEHPIIKNLNAACKTSPDDEDALRAIDLLYDAALVSSGFTPENPGQLGGKIYEMMGMALSGKWLSAVEVPHPVGPNHHPEAVEAEIVEPVEAGGQK
- the LOC119983647 gene encoding rop guanine nucleotide exchange factor 3-like, which gives rise to MDNSSNSDENYDLGYQPSLSSMDQNDQSTTETPGHSTISTGSFAYCRTFSETSAFSEAIDDHSYSSTEPSPSCWPVNKSCNKAALSRLGMKQHYKSGVDEKVDDQESVDLELETMKERFAKLLLGEDMSGSGKGVCTAVTISNAITNLYATVFGHNLRLEPLNPEKKAMWKREMDCLLSVCEYIVEFIPSRSQNLPNGTAIEVMEGRPRSDIYINLPALKKLDALLLEILDAFQDTEFWYAEQGSMSSKSRAGSFRKIVVHRKEEKWWLPVPCVPQDGLTEKSRKHLRNKRDCANQIHKAAMSINSSILYEMEIPETYMASLPKSGKACLGDSIYRYMCITDKFSPDNLLDCLNITSEHEALELADRIEASMYTWRRKACMSHSKSSWDMVKDLMSDIDSYDKNHVLALRAESLLFCLKQRYPELSQTSLDTCKIQYNRDVGQAILESYSRVLEGLAFNIVAWIEDVLDVDRSMRNQDQ